The Henningerozyma blattae CBS 6284 chromosome 6, complete genome genomic interval TGAAACGTTCAACTCTTTATATACTACTTTTTCACTTAAAATACAGTTGAGATACACGCTTCTTTCTCGGGGCCTCCTTTCCTCTTTGGCCGTGAAATTTATCGCTCCGTACGAAAAGATAAAACAAGTGGCTTTGATACATATCATTTGACTTATATAATGCAAACACCAAACAGAAATTAGGGACATCATTAGAGTCAATTATGGAATATGTAAGAGAATAATGATACAGAAATATAGATGAGTATATATACCTATTTACAGTATGGGTGTGTGCTGAATATCATGGTGATGGTAGGAATGCATTATGTCTAAGCAGTCTTTTCCCCTGGCTTCTTGACACCATACTTTGATCTCGAAGTAATTCTGTTTGCCACACCAGACAAGTCACCAGCACCTCTAATTAGATGATACTTAACACCTGGTAAGTCTTGGCATCTACCACCTCGTACGTATACAATTGAATGTTCTTGAATATTATGGCCTTCTCCTGGAATATATGCAGAAACTATATTACCATTGCTTAATCTTACACGAGCAGCCTTACGTTGAGCAGAATTTGGTTTTTTTGGCTTTAGGACCAACACACGTAATACGACACCTTTACGTTGAGGGCACACTTGTAGGTCTGGGGCTTTCGAAGGTGCATTGCTACGGCGGTGGTTAGGATTACCCAATACACTACTCTTTTTAGCTCTCttgatttgatttaatgTTGCCCAAACTGGTTGACTTGTCGCAAATGTTCTAGAAACCAAAGGTGATTGCATAGTAGCCAAAGGTAAGGATTTAGAGAAAATGGAAGCTGTTCCATTTTTAAAAGCACTATTAAACATACGGTTAAATACGCTCATTTCACTAACTTATCTTGATTGTAATTGTATTAGTAGCTTgattatttgttttgtaCAGTATTGTTTTATGTACATTAGTCTATTgtagaatttaaatttagcTGAGCTAACAAATTTTCTGATTTGCCCTTATAAAGTTTCGGTCACATGCCTTGagaattttatattttggaGGAATagttttcatttaatattgtTTGATATGGGTAGAAAAAGAATAGTAAgacaattcaaataaacaaaatatgaATCACTTTAATAACCCAAAACTGTTTTTTggagtattttttttagtataAAATCAATAGATACGTGTCTATATGTAATTTTGAAGTCTAAACGAAATATAACAGtctgaaaaataaattatatgcTATATAGATACAAAATTTACATAAAGTGGTTATATTTCGTGCCGTCTTTAATGTTTTAAGTGGGAATATGAATGTGGGATGAACATGTTGAAAAATACAGAGGCAGATGATAGATATGTATACTTACTTGTTCTTAGTTTGAGTATAACTGAACTTCTTTCTCGTTGGAGCAAACTGACCCAATTTATAGCCAACCATATCTTTGGTGACTTCAAAAGCAACGTACTCTTTTCCATTGTGTAcctgaaattttaaaccaACGAATTGTGGTAGTATTGTAGCACTTCTGGCATTTGTACGGATAGCCATTCCAGGATTTTTAATGGCTTGTTGTATTGGAAGTGGTACAATATTAGGACCCTTCCAAGCTGCTCTAGAACACAATCGTAAGGATGGAATCATTGTTGCCTATGTTGGTGTATATCTTCAATGTTTAGAAACAACTATAAATAAATGtgttataatatttaactttctGCCTTTTTACTTAGTAAGTGTAAAATGAATCCTTTATTTTTGGAGATCCACGGAGcggaaaataaaattttgagATGAGCTCAATATtatgttaaaaaaaaaattatttattcaattattaatttctatCAATTTACAAATAGATATTACAACATCTCATTTTCCTTTGATATACATCTCTATTGGAAACGACTAATTTATCTGATTAGATAGATATTAAGGAAGAATGTTTGCTCTACGATTTGATCCTAATAAAGTCACTGAAGATAACACTAAAAATGATGAGACAAAATATAGCAAACTAATTCcaatgaaaagaaaaaatgaagataaagaTGAGGATTCAGTATCttcagaagaagaagaagaaaatatggAAGAAAAACTAAAGGAAGAAGTTCATGAAAAGAATCAttctgataaaaataaagaaaatactAGTGAAAGTGAAAATGAATCGGATGAGGATGGTGATGTTGATATGTCAAACAAGCCTAAACTTGAAAACGCTCAACCAGATATAAATCCAATTTCATTAGATAATATTTCAGATAAACATACATCTGTTCTATCAAGATTTCAACAAACTCTCTCATTACAAGGTAAAATAGATGCATCAGAACTGGTATcagaaaatgatgataaagaaGACAAGATAGCATCTGAATATATTCATGATTTGAGTCAAATACCTCAACCTGCTATTGTAAGAGACATTACAACTGAAGAGCGTAAAGCCAATGATGAACATAACTCCAAATCGATGGCTTGGATTAACAcaacaaaaatttattacgATAACACAATGGTGAAGCAATATGATGCttattcaaatcaattacGCCCCAAactattacaaaatattattaaatattactCCAAAGAAACTTTTCCAATTCAAACTATATTATTGGACACAGTTTTACccattttaaatttttccttATCCATTACTAAAAAACATTTTACTAGGAGAGTTGGTGATATCTTAGTTAATGCTTCCACTGGTTCTGGTAAAACTTTAGGCTATTGTATTCCAATAATTCAAGCTTTATCCTCCAGAaaagttaataaattgaGATCATTAATTATACTTCctacaaaattattaattaatcaaGTGTTTGATACTTTATCTAAATTGGCTGAAGGAACAAGtttaattattagtatttctaaattagaGAATTCACTAAAGGAGGAGCATCAAAAGTTTCTAAAACAAGAAccagatattttaataatgacaCCGGGTAGATTAGTGGACCATCTACAATTAAATTcgattaatttaaaaaaccTTAAAATGCTAGTTTTAGATGAAGCTGATCgtcttttaaatcaatcaTTTCAAAATTGGTGTTCTGAATTAATGAACAAGATTAAACtcgaaaaaaatgataaactACCAggtaatataattaaatttgtatTCTCAGCTACATTAACTACAAATacagaaaaattaaacaaactTCAATTTTATAAGCCtaaattgtttattatGGATACTgtgaaattatataatttgcCAACTACATTACAAGAATTTAACATCAATATCCCAACGGCAAAGAGTGTCTATAAACCTTTAATTTTGTTG includes:
- the MRPS12 gene encoding mitochondrial 37S ribosomal protein uS12m (similar to Saccharomyces cerevisiae YNR036C; ancestral locus Anc_6.352) — encoded protein: MFNSAFKNGTASIFSKSLPLATMQSPLVSRTFATSQPVWATLNQIKRAKKSSVLGNPNHRRSNAPSKAPDLQVCPQRKGVVLRVLVLKPKKPNSAQRKAARVRLSNGNIVSAYIPGEGHNIQEHSIVYVRGGRCQDLPGVKYHLIRGAGDLSGVANRITSRSKYGVKKPGEKTA
- the RSM19 gene encoding mitochondrial 37S ribosomal protein uS19m (similar to Saccharomyces cerevisiae RSM19 (YNR037C); ancestral locus Anc_6.354): MIPSLRLCSRAAWKGPNIVPLPIQQAIKNPGMAIRTNARSATILPQFVGLKFQVHNGKEYVAFEVTKDMVGYKLGQFAPTRKKFSYTQTKNK
- the DBP6 gene encoding putative ATP-dependent RNA helicase DBP6 (similar to Saccharomyces cerevisiae DBP6 (YNR038W); ancestral locus Anc_6.355) gives rise to the protein MKRKNEDKDEDSVSSEEEEENMEEKLKEEVHEKNHSDKNKENTSESENESDEDGDVDMSNKPKLENAQPDINPISLDNISDKHTSVLSRFQQTLSLQGKIDASELVSENDDKEDKIASEYIHDLSQIPQPAIVRDITTEERKANDEHNSKSMAWINTTKIYYDNTMVKQYDAYSNQLRPKLLQNIIKYYSKETFPIQTILLDTVLPILNFSLSITKKHFTRRVGDILVNASTGSGKTLGYCIPIIQALSSRKVNKLRSLIILPTKLLINQVFDTLSKLAEGTSLIISISKLENSLKEEHQKFLKQEPDILIMTPGRLVDHLQLNSINLKNLKMLVLDEADRLLNQSFQNWCSELMNKIKLEKNDKLPGNIIKFVFSATLTTNTEKLNKLQFYKPKLFIMDTVKLYNLPTTLQEFNINIPTAKSVYKPLILLRLFANLKRSKILVFVKSNEASLRLASLLKMMNDKNLITETQDISSINSNNSRTDNKRLVNAFSSTIENSINKILITTDLISRGIDINDITHVINYDLPISSQQYVHRCGRTARAGSEGQAYNMLVGKGEKQFWTQQIDNDISRDIGGYTPQLWGHPSGNATDDKDDDSVDSNASKKSTALSELLSISKHEDEIYKECLQTLKQLSLVK